In Kineococcus sp. NBC_00420, a single genomic region encodes these proteins:
- the zapE gene encoding cell division protein ZapE, whose translation MRLDSLADRNPRVPPQQLVAELVPPPRFADVRFASYVPAPEHPSQAEAVAGMSAFGERVLAGGAPAKGLAGLFKRKAAPSGAPGMYLDGGFGVGKTHLLSSLYHQVVTEGGRTAAYGTFVEYTNLVGALGFLPAVEALAPNALVCIDEFELDDPGDTVLMSRLMRELVDRGVKLAATSNTLPGALGEGRFAAQDFQREIQALAGQFDVQRVDGEDYRHRGLQPAPAPLSDEEVERAAAARPGATFDDFTTVLNHLAQVHPSRYGAMVGQTTAVCLRGVSTVTDQMVGLRLVVLADRLYDRDIPVVASGVPFDAVFTDELINGGYRKKYLRAVSRLSALAREGAAPA comes from the coding sequence ATGCGTCTGGACTCCCTGGCAGACCGCAACCCGCGGGTACCCCCGCAGCAGCTGGTCGCGGAGCTGGTGCCGCCGCCGCGCTTCGCCGACGTCCGCTTCGCCAGCTACGTCCCCGCCCCCGAGCACCCCAGCCAGGCCGAGGCCGTCGCCGGGATGAGCGCGTTCGGGGAGCGCGTCCTCGCGGGCGGCGCGCCGGCGAAGGGTCTGGCGGGCCTCTTCAAGCGCAAGGCCGCGCCGAGCGGTGCGCCGGGGATGTACCTCGACGGTGGCTTCGGGGTCGGCAAGACCCACCTGCTCTCCTCGCTGTACCACCAGGTCGTCACCGAGGGTGGCCGCACCGCCGCCTACGGCACCTTCGTCGAGTACACCAACCTCGTCGGTGCACTGGGCTTCCTGCCCGCCGTCGAGGCGCTGGCGCCGAACGCCCTGGTCTGCATCGACGAGTTCGAGCTCGACGACCCGGGTGACACCGTCCTGATGTCGCGGTTGATGCGCGAACTCGTCGACCGCGGGGTGAAGCTGGCGGCGACGTCGAACACGCTGCCGGGGGCCCTGGGCGAGGGGCGCTTCGCCGCGCAGGACTTCCAGCGCGAGATCCAGGCCCTGGCCGGGCAGTTCGACGTGCAGCGCGTCGACGGCGAGGACTACCGCCACCGCGGCTTGCAGCCCGCGCCCGCGCCGCTGTCCGACGAGGAGGTCGAACGCGCCGCCGCCGCCCGTCCGGGCGCGACGTTCGACGACTTCACGACCGTGCTGAACCACCTGGCCCAGGTCCACCCCAGCCGCTACGGCGCGATGGTCGGCCAGACCACGGCGGTCTGCCTGCGCGGGGTCAGCACCGTCACCGACCAGATGGTGGGTCTGCGCCTCGTCGTCCTCGCCGACCGGCTCTACGACCGGGACATCCCCGTCGTCGCGTCCGGAGTTCCCTTCGACGCCGTGTTCACCGACGAGCTGATCAACGGCGGGTACCGCAAGAAGTACCTGCGCGCGGTGTCGCGGTTGTCAGCCCTCGCGCGTGAGGGTGCGGCGCCGGCCTGA
- a CDS encoding HoxN/HupN/NixA family nickel/cobalt transporter, producing the protein MSVLSEPSRAAGRSWSGLDTRRLLRLLAVVAGLHVLGWGVLGLLVVPHEFSVGEQVFGWGLGLTAYVFGVRHAFDADHIAVIDGTTRKLTGDGQRPLSVGFWFSLGHSSVVFAMAVVVATGARFASGLVTEGSAAHDALGVFGTSAAGIFLWVIGLVNLAALVGILRTARMRRRGELDDAALHQRLALDGAVARLLRGFTARIRSPRQIYPAGLLMGLGFDTATEVALLVLAGTAAVTLPWYAVLVLPVLFAAGMSLFDTLDGAFMNLAYDWALANPLRRLTYNGVVTGASVVVALTIGTIQLVSVLHDELGLGGAATWISGLDTEYVGYAVAGLFLLVWAVALVWWRRSGRRRTLTREG; encoded by the coding sequence GTGTCCGTCCTGTCCGAGCCGTCCCGCGCCGCCGGCCGCTCCTGGAGCGGCCTCGACACCCGACGCCTGCTGCGTCTGCTGGCCGTCGTCGCGGGGTTGCACGTGCTCGGGTGGGGTGTCCTGGGTCTCCTCGTCGTACCCCACGAGTTCTCCGTGGGCGAGCAGGTCTTCGGCTGGGGGCTGGGACTGACGGCCTACGTGTTCGGGGTGCGGCACGCCTTCGACGCCGACCACATCGCCGTCATCGACGGAACCACGCGCAAGCTCACGGGGGACGGCCAGCGTCCGCTGTCGGTGGGTTTCTGGTTCTCCCTGGGCCACTCCAGCGTTGTGTTCGCGATGGCCGTCGTCGTGGCGACGGGCGCGAGGTTCGCCTCCGGTCTCGTCACCGAGGGCAGCGCGGCGCACGACGCCCTCGGGGTGTTCGGCACGAGCGCCGCGGGGATCTTCCTCTGGGTCATCGGGCTGGTGAACCTCGCCGCGCTGGTCGGGATCCTGCGCACGGCCCGGATGCGCCGTCGCGGGGAACTCGACGACGCGGCCCTGCACCAGCGACTCGCCCTCGACGGTGCGGTGGCCCGGTTGCTGCGGGGTTTCACCGCGAGGATCCGCTCCCCCCGCCAGATCTACCCGGCCGGGTTGCTCATGGGTCTGGGTTTCGACACGGCGACGGAGGTCGCGCTGCTCGTGCTCGCCGGGACGGCGGCCGTGACCCTGCCCTGGTACGCGGTCCTCGTGCTCCCGGTCCTGTTCGCCGCGGGCATGAGCCTGTTCGACACCCTCGACGGCGCCTTCATGAACCTCGCCTACGACTGGGCCCTGGCGAACCCGTTGCGGCGCCTGACCTACAACGGCGTCGTGACGGGGGCCTCGGTGGTCGTCGCGCTGACCATCGGCACGATCCAGCTGGTGTCGGTCCTGCACGACGAACTCGGTCTCGGCGGCGCCGCGACGTGGATCTCCGGCCTCGACACGGAGTACGTCGGGTACGCCGTCGCGGGGCTGTTCCTGCTCGTGTGGGCGGTCGCGCTGGTGTGGTGGCGCCGCTCAGGCCGGCGCCGCACCCTCACGCGCGAGGGCTGA